Part of the Candoia aspera isolate rCanAsp1 chromosome 1, rCanAsp1.hap2, whole genome shotgun sequence genome, ATTCCCTGAGAGGAACAAGTCCCTTGCACATGGGACACTGGAAATTCTACTAGACAAAGTCCTAGAATCTACAAATGGAAATTGGTACATCTTGGTCTATCTAAGCATGCCCAATTTCAGATGCCAAGCAGAATCTACTGCCAGCTCGATGACTGGTGCTGAGacagtatatttcttttcattttcactgTTTATTAATTAATCAACCCTGCTGTCCCTTgctgctctttctctctcaaatGTGCACAAAGTATAAAGCCAGCAATGCATCCAAGGAAAGAAGGATCTTTTTTGTTGCATTTCTTTCTAATGTACCATCTAGCCACCAGTAGAAGCCTCCTAGTTTAGTCAGAGATAAATTAAAAGGTCATGAAAGTCTACCAGTATTTCAAGAGCAGTGAGGCGAAGAGTGGGGTCTGTTACATCTGTCGGGTGAACCTGTGACACTTGGCCACATCTAATCCCTaacttccttcttctttgttttctgAAGAAGCACAGTCAAGAGGGTCATCTGTGTGGAAGGCCTGCCTATTTCTTGGTGAATATTCAAGAGCCAAGTATGATGAAAAGTGTATGTTTTCACTAGTTCTCATTCTGCATTTGGTGAAAGGCTCCATCTAGTAGTTAATGGTAAGACTAAGAGTCATACATTTATCTGGTTGGAGAATAGCAAATCTCCACACACAACCCCATTGCTGAGCACTCCCCCAAATCCAGATTATCTCGCAGTACCAATGTTCCTGTACTGACACATAAGAAGATGCTTAAAGGTTTTCTTGAAGGTAGCATTGCAAAGGGCATAACAAGCTGGGTTGATGGTGCTGTTGACATAGCACAACCAGTACCCAATGGACCAGACTGTGTCAGGAACACAATAATCGCAGAAAGTATTAATGAGGACCATTACATTGTAAGGTGTCCATGTCAAAATGAAAGCTAACAAGATGGCAAAAATGGTTCTGGTGACCTTCTTCTCTCGAGCTGCCATTTGTCGCTTCTTCCTGACCTGACTCCTGGCGATGCTAGCAAATTTCCTGGCAACATTAACTGGACGGCTGTTTGATAAGGTAACTGGGGTGGAACGGGCTTCTTTGTCCGGGACAATCTCAATGGCAGTGACACATTCAGTCCCAGTTTGTTTAGTGACTATCTTAATTTTGGACCACTTAGAGGCAGGGTTGGTCCGTGGATGGGCAGGGCTCTCACCTGTGTCAGCCGGTACAATTTCCAGCCCCTGCTTCTCCTTATTGGTCTGGGTGATGCTTACTGTGCTGGATTCATTGGAGGTTTCTTTCTCCTCTTGGTGGCCAGTAGTTTCAGATGGTTGCAAGGGCTGCTCTTCTACTCTCCCATTTTTTGCTTCCTCCTTCACCTCCACCACTTTCTTGGGAGAATTGTTGTTATTCTGCTTGACCAGCGGGCTTTTCAGAAAGCTGAGTGGCTTAGTCCGCTTCTCTTTCTTGCTCTCCGGTTTGTGCCTTCTCACACGGCTCCGGCTGGCCAATGAGATGTGGATGTACAGCACAGTCATGATAACCACTGGGAGGTAGAAAGCAGCAATGGCTGTGCCGAAGGTTACAGCTGCATTGGAGAGGAACTGAATGTAGCACTGTCCTTCTGGCACTGTCCTCTCTCCAACGATGAACTGCCAAAACAATATGGCAGGTGCCCAGAGGATAAAGGATAATATCCAAGCAACTGCAATCATCAATCCTGCCATTTTGGTTGTCCGCCTAGCTGGATAGGTTAGTGGTTTGGTAACGCAGAAATAGCGGTCAAAACTGATGATAAGTAAGTTCATGACAGAGGCATTGCTCACTACATAGTCCAGAGCCAGCCAGAGGTCACACACTACAGCCCCAAGTGGCCAATAGCCCTTGACAATATACACTGTGTAGAGATTCATTGAGAAGATGCCAATTATCAGGTCAGCACAGGCCAAGCTAAAGAGGAAATAGTTGTTGACAGTCTGAAGTTGGCGGTTCACCTTGATGGACAGCATGACCAAGATATTTCCAACCACAGTGACAAGACTAAGTGACCCAGTTACAGTGGCTATGAACACTAACTCCACGACTTTATACTTAGTGATGCCTTCCTTGGTGAAATTGCCATTGGTGAAGTTGGCCATCCTTAACAGTTCAGGCTGAGAAGACAAATTATATGTGGAGTCtgcagaaagggagggaaggaaggaaggaagaagacatTGGAGATATATTATACATCTGCAATATTCAAACAGAAGAGCAAGTATGGGCAACTCAACTGGGACCAGGAAGACGGGCATTCAGATCTCCACTCAGCTATGATGCTCATTGGATAACAAGCTTAATTCCTTTATGTCAGCCTaattcatctcccagaattgctgTGAGGATAACATTGAGCTGTTATTTATTAGTcaaaaatactaataaataaGAGTTAATTCTTTCCCTCTGAGACAAAAGCAAAAGAGCGTACCTCCCTTGTTTTCGTTATCATTCCTCTCAGCATTTTAATCCTTGAGACTTTCAGATGATATTTGCTGGGTGTCTTTTTGGGACTGTGTCATTTTAGTTAaaggtttacattttttttccttaaaaaaagtgtTCTTCTACAACAGTCTCATATAGCCAAATGGCTGTAACTGATTTGTACATTATGATCATTTTCAAACCCTTTATATCTTATTCTTATTCAAAGGAGTTCAGAGGGATGCACCATGTCCTCAAAGCAGTCCTGTAAGATGAATTAGGTGAATCCACTGATGCTCTGGgcgcaaacaaacaaataggatcAAATGTATTTAGATCCATCATTGTTAACACTGTAACACCCTGTGGGATGGGGATGCCTAAGTTGTTGATCAAACTTCCCTTCTGTTATGGCAGATGttaatcacccagccagctcccCCCACtgggttgttgtgaagataagAAAGGGGATGCCTTCAGTGTTTCCATTTTCCTGGAAAAGGGAAGGATACAAATGTGATATGTGAAAATCAGAAACTTCTAATATGCTCCCAACTCCCTTTCTGTAGGCCCAAGAACTTTCAGAATTATACTGCCAAAATCTCCCCCATTTCTAAACCCCCCAACTCCTTTACatgtattgcattgcattgcactgTGACTACTTCAGTTCCAAGGGATTCTAGGCGATAAATACCTACGtctaaaacataataataaaattaatatataacaTGACATGAAACACTGATAATTGATAATATAACTCCAGTAACTCCATACAATCAGTTCCTAAAGGCTTTCAGAAAAAGGGTCTTGCTATCTTTTGGAACACTATGAGAGTGGAAGACCTTAGGGTGCAGGCTGTCTGAAGGAggggtccccccccccaaaatacttATTGTCTTCCCCCTCCCATCACATGTCACAGTAAAAGGAGAATTTTCTCCCTGGTCATCCATATTAGGCTGGCAGAATCTACCTGGGAAAGAATGCAGACTATATTGGGCTTTATAGGCAAtgatcagcatcttgaattgcactgaggaacattggtaaccagtgcaactcCTGCAGTAATGCTGAAACATGGCAGTACTGAGCTGCAGTATTTTGTTAATGCAGCAGTATAAGTGCTGCtccattttggaccaactgaagtttccaggtagtcttcaagagcagcaCCATAAAAAGTGAATTTCAGCAATCCAGTTGCAAGATGACAAGGTATGTGTGACCTTCCTCAGCGCACCCTGTTCCAGATCAGGACACAACTGGCGGACCAGACAAGCTGGGTAAAGCCTCTCCTGGCCTGAAGAGGTAGATGACTTCTTCCGGCAGcatcatgtaaatgttaaacagtaTTGAAGAAAGGACCAAGCCCATTGTAATTGAGTGTCCAAGAACCTCTTCCCTGCCTGCCACCACCAATTGGACCCATCTACTCAGGTAGAAATGAAACCACTGTGAAACAGTGCCTTCAGTTCCTAAATCATGCAGAATACGATGGTTGACAGTACTGAAGGCTGCTAAGGGTAGTTATGCTCCCCTTATCCAAGTCCTATCACAAGTAATCCATGGGAGCAAACAATGTGGTTTCTATCACATGCCAAGGCCTGAATTCAGGCTGCCGTAAGTCCAGATGATCTGTATCCTTCAAAGCTGtttgtaacaccactgctatatCAAGAATCTTGGATATGACCCATTAGCTGTCCATTAAGGCTGGCCTCTTAAGCAAAGGACAGACCATAACTTGCTAGAGAGGCACTGACTACTGCCTGCATCCAGTTTCTGATCCCCTCCATGATTACTCTAGTTAGCCAGATGGGACAGGGTCCAGTCCATATGTGTCTACTTCTTGAGATCTACAGGCTCAAAAACCTCCCAAATAACAACTGGGAGTATAGACTTCGGTCACCTTTTTGGATTCTGTCCACCCAGCTTCCTATTCTGAACTAATATGAGTTATTTTAACCACAAAATGTTTGGCTAGACAATTAGAAGTTTTGGGCACTCTAAACAGTGTATCTGGCTGACTTTCTGCAAATTTAGTGAGTTCAGAGAAGTATTCCCACATTGCCATAGATGATAAGAGCTCTAATTTTTGCTCCTGAACATGTCCAGTTATAACCATTTCTCATTTTCTACCAGTTTCACTACAGGCACCTATTCACTCACTTCATCTCCCAAAGCACCTCAGAGAACTAAGGAGCTGTCTAAGATTGATGAGCAATGAGAGACTGCTCAATCCTATCTAGTGCCCTAGTCACTCCCATATTCCAGACAAGCCGTTTAATAGACCTGCCCTCCTGACATCTAAGAAATTTCCAAGTGCTGTCTGGAAATCCTCCAGGTCCATCAAAATCTGGGGCAGGCCCTTCCTATCTGTAAAGGTTAGTGGCTCCAGTTAATCCTATTGACATGATGAAGTGATCTGTCCTCAGTAAGTGAGTGATGGAAAAGTCTGCCAGTACTAGAACTTGTCTCAACTGCTCTGAAATAAAGGCCAGATCTAGTGGGTGGTCAGTTACATGGGTTGGACCAGTGACAACCTGGGCAAATCCATGGTTGTTATTGTGGCCATAAACTCGCAAGCCATCTCAGACCTCAGAGAAGGGAGATTAACACTGACCAGCACTAACACTCTGGACAGATCTACTGCAGTGTGATCAAACAACTCAAATCTGGCCACCTGCAGAAAAATGGTCTTGCAATGGCCAGGGTTTTCTAATAAACAATTGCCAGTCCACCTCCTTTAACCTGAAATTTGGACTGATtctcatgttcaccgttccaatgttgccggtacatcgtaacattttgcatgtcatttggctgatgcgtgtttcgtctgagaggggaggaggattccatctcgtgggattaggcaaccattacagttataTGTTaacagctggattggaatgtgtttgggttatctcttgtgttcaaggttcctttcccaggacattggcagaaacggttaccagcacctgggggggggggggtgtgcaacggcagggtgaggggaaggattatgtttgagccgagggtttttagtttgtatttggtgcgcttttgctcattctcagctttctctgtatttgcatactattctttaataaatcagatatcattaagttcctgcttgtgagtctgagtctattagagtaagcaatcgttacataaagctgagaatccaaaaatttttttctgttagcccctttccagatttattttgtgagggagaagtgctagcaatgagcaaaccaaatccccaaaccacgggaagcgaggaatcgagcaagggggaacccgactccacagagATAaaaacggagagagtccctcctcgagagccctcagaagttcaagaggggtcgagctccagcctaggagaagaggaggttggaggtaaaagagcccctgaaccaaccggTGAGTCACCaagcgagctgctcacctgggatgaaacacagggatccctaccagggacgtccaaaacatcttggaagcagcgatactcGATgaccccaaccgtggtgaggcaggagggaaagaaggattcccaaacccctgatcgtataaaactggtggaggccaaattggagtcactagaatttatgttccgtaaaatgtccatggactggggtccccgggagaggaggagagaggagtccagtaataggtattcgactccttctttgcccccaccttccccgggggaaaggagtaggacccggcacagagaggaagtaagagtgccgagggtgagaatttcaaggtcccctcctcgtgagcggagctccctgggagctaagaggaagcccAACCAACCAGCTGTGGCCAAGGGACCAcccagagtgggggttaaggactttaccgttaaatttgatggagatccaactaagctatcgttcttccttaccaatgcaaggagttatatggacaaatgggaacagtgtttccgctcagaaagagccaagattaatgccattgccactaagctcaaggggcgagctgccgattggtatgtgcagttatgtcaatcggatgcccctgagctggaagagttcgaagaattcctgtgggcgttgaaactacactttgaagacccgttagctaaagaaagggcaaaacgggcattgagggagctgtgccaggggccacgatcggtggcagactacgctctggaatttaaggctctggctgggaaagttgaggattggtcccaatccacattaatagaactttttaaggacggtctgaatacggaggtcctgaggtggtcacttggcagggacgacccagataccctgtatgaatggatacagctggcagggaaggctgagcatgcccatgagacttttgctcaccggaaggtgatgagatatgctgggctcagcaagggttcctgcactgctgcacccactggaaagaccagtcaacgtgcctgggaagaggagagagagtgcCGCTATGtgaaaggacaatgcctccgatgtgggaaggaagatcaccgagcggcggcgtgcccaaagggaaagaccgatgatcgtccggGAAAGTCATCGGGGAAATCTCcgtctttacccaggaaaatgaaggcagccatggctgaaactgaagtggaggagattccttacttcggggatgagggggagcccgatctactccagccggcgggaaacgccagccacctgctttaaagagcgcctctgggcaggtggtggaggaggggcgcgaccatatttcggtgagtggcaactatcccacactgacagtgaaagtgaagctaggctcccgcacaagaaccattgaagtttgggcattgaccGATTCAGGGTGtttgcgttgcttgatgcaccctgacgtggtggctgctttggagttacccagctttccactaaaatgtcccatgatttttacccaactggatggttctatggcgggggggaagccagtcacccattccacgggcatggtggcgttgcaaatgggcagccactgtgaggggctgccgtttgtagtggcacctgtggggggtcccttagtcattctggggattccctggttggtccaacaaaacccatatataaattgggtgcacaggactttgacttttggggatggtttctatcaagcccctggggaggacgacgctccgcaggctgtagtggggagggcggcagcagcaaccccgcatttcgctgtcaccccactggagggcttgccagagcaataccaaagctttgcagatgtgtttagtgagaagggagtggaccaacttccacctcatcgaaaaactgactgtgcgatagagttggtccccgatgtgcaactgcccaaaccaaaaatctatgccatgacgcaaagtgaactggcggcgttgcgggagtttgtggacaaaaacttggccaggggttttattgaaccagcaaattcaccagtgggcgcccccatcttgtttcgagtgaagaaggatgggacattgagactttgtacagattaccatggattaaatgcggtctcgatattaaacaaatatcctgtcctgattaccaggaaacacactgaggcgaggacttggtctctaatatttattagtagtacttaacaagaatcctaacaaactgagaaagcgtgggaaaacccagccatataaaccccaaaggttaaggcggtcccgatctgtgtctctttgaatggctgaacagttcctcagtgctacgcatgcgcttgacagtctgggtgagagccccctgctcgccatccttactcatgacatatcctctgccaataataaaagacatgttagcacatctggctaaggggaaaatcttctctaagctggatttgagggaagcctatttccgtatccgcatacgggagggggatgagtggaagactgctttcaattgtcctctgggttcttttcagtacaaggttttgccttttgggttggcaggggcaccaggggtgttcatgcaattgatcaatgaagtgttacatgaacatttgttcaagggtgtactggtctatttggatgatgttttaattatactgaaatggaggaggaacatgagcacttggtgaaacaggtgcttagcaaactgagaaaggctgagctttatgctaaactttctgagtgtgaatttcatcagactcagcttgactacctggggtacaggatctctgacaggggcattgaaatggatcctgcgaagattcaagctattttggggtgggagcacctgcgtacccacaggcagctccaaagttttcttggcttttccaactattaccaccaattcatccaggggttcgcagaaattgcattgcctctgactgatttgttacatacaaaggggttgggggacacacgcaaggtgaagaacccggggcattgctcaattggacacctgaatgccagttggctttcaacaaactcaaaagcctgttcactgctgaacccattctgcaacaccctgatcccactagaccctttgtggttcaagtggatgcttccgatttctcaattggagcgctcttgctgcaagcggatgctgctggctgcctgaagccctgtgcgtatctgtcccagaaattttccgagacggaaaggcgatggcatgtttgggaaaaagaagcttttgcagtcaaggctgctttggaggcatggcgccacctcttagagggggctaaatgtccttttgaggtttggactgaccataaaaatttggaagcgctcagcatgccccgtaagctcagtcctaagcagatccactgggctcaatttttcagtcgctttgactttaagttgaagttcattccaggcaagaaaaacttcctggctgatgcgctttcctgcctgccccaggatttggtccaggcacctgacattgtgggtacggtgtggatagcaccccaattggggttgcaagctgtcacatgcagtcagactcgtgcacagctgcccccagcttcggtttcaccggctgggggaaggatgccaattccctcgcaattgcaacaacagtttctgctagagctgaaatctgacacttggttgcaagcgaatagagacaatgttacatttgacagaggcttcgcttggaagcagaaccgcctctatgtccctgacagtttgcgaagggaaattttgattaggtctcatgatgataaagtgactggtcattttgggtttgtcaaaaccttacacctcgtgcgccgccaattctggtggcccacattgagatgtgatgtaaaaagttatgttgcttcttgtcctgtctgtgctatgtctaaacggaagggggggaaaccgcaagggctactgcagctggtggccagcccctcccgtccttgggaggaggtttccatggatttcattgtggatttgcctcctagtcagagaaagactgtgatttgggtggtgaaggactactcttctaagcaagcccattttattccatgtgcttccattccatctgcgcagcaattggcccacctttttctagtccacatctaccggattcacaggagcccctcccgcttgatcacggaccgcagaacacagtttacttcccaattttggagggcatttttgaagctggtgggcaccaagcaggcgttgtccactgcgtcgcatccagagactgacggatctatggaggctcttaatttgaccctggagcaatttttgcgggcatttgtcaactatcagcaggacaattgggttgatctgctgccttttgctgaggtggcttataataacgccgtccatcagagcacagggcacacccctttccgtactgtgtttggccgggactttgttcccattcctgacttgcctcagccCTCCACACCACCCTCCTCCACTTCTGATTGGGCCGCTCACCTGGCTGATTtgtggccggtaattcaacaggcgttggctgatgcccaatctgcctataaactgcacgccgataagcaacgagcccttcaacctgcttttaaagttggtgataaggtctacctttccaccaagttcattaaatcccctcagccctcaaagaagttggctcctaagtttgttggtccttttcccattgtgggagttgtaaaCCCTGTcgcatttaaactggatttgccacacaatctgaagcgtttacatcctgtttttcattgcagcttgctcaagcctgtcaaccactctgatcattggcatccgcaacccccacctcctgctccgatcatgattgatggacagcaacattttgaggtgaaggaggtccttgattcttgcagacttcatggcaccctgcagtacctcattcagcggaaacactttccccaccctgagtggatgtctgcctgtgatgttcaatctcctgttttagttagacgctttcatctggcttatcctatgaaacctgctccttgatatttttgggggggcggtatgtcatgttcactgttccaatgttgctggtacatcataacgtttcgcatgtcatttggctgatgcgtgtttcgtctgggaggggaggaggattccatctcgtgggattgttatatgtaagcagctggattggaatgtgtttgggttatctctcgtgttcaaggttcctttcccaggacattggcagaaacggttaccagcacctgggggggggagtgtgcaacggcagggtgaggggaaggattatgtttgagccgagggtttttagtttgtatttggtgcgcttttgctcattctcagctttctctgtatttgcatactattctttaataaatcagatatcattaagttcctgcttgtgagtctgagtctattagagtaggcaatcattacactgatgTATTATGTGAAACCTGACTGGACAGATCTCCATAAGGGGAACTCCCCATACCTCATCCAGCCAGGTCTCAATAATGCACACCAGACCTGATCCCTTATCCACAATTAAATCACGGACAAGGTTAGATTTATTAAAGATATGAACGCCTGCCCCCAAGATGGCGACGAAGCCGTAGCCTCCGTAATGGGCTCTTCCATTCATACCTTTTAAATCATAACTACTACTACGGTCAACATGGGAAAATGAAAGAAGCGACAGAGAACACGTCTGCAACACAACTGCCAGCCAAGCCATTAAAACAGCAGAAGGTTGATAGATTTATTACCAGCAAGCAAGTCTCCCCTCTAAGTAACATTTCCCCGCTTTATCTAACACACAGATACAACCTGCTTGAGTGGGATTTGCAGGCTGAGATTGAAAGCCAGCAACTTTTAGACCTTTCCTCATCACTGATAGAGAATGCTTCCTCTCCACAGGCAGTTGCTGTTAGCTCAGCCGCTGAACTATTTATACAGGAGGGAGACATGGATTCTAACCCTAAATCcttgaaagaacaaaatgcactggACTTTATAACTAGGCATAGCCTACTAACTGCACAGACGGTTCTTTCAATTTTTGACTTGCTGACTGTGATTAAGGATAAAGTTGACTCCCTAAAAGAATCCTTCACGAAATTTACTGAGGGTCAGCCTAATCATATTATTTACCCTACCAAATTAAATGACTGTGCTTTACATGCAGccaacagaggaaaggaa contains:
- the CHRM4 gene encoding muscarinic acetylcholine receptor M4, which codes for MANFTNGNFTKEGITKYKVVELVFIATVTGSLSLVTVVGNILVMLSIKVNRQLQTVNNYFLFSLACADLIIGIFSMNLYTVYIVKGYWPLGAVVCDLWLALDYVVSNASVMNLLIISFDRYFCVTKPLTYPARRTTKMAGLMIAVAWILSFILWAPAILFWQFIVGERTVPEGQCYIQFLSNAAVTFGTAIAAFYLPVVIMTVLYIHISLASRSRVRRHKPESKKEKRTKPLSFLKSPLVKQNNNNSPKKVVEVKEEAKNGRVEEQPLQPSETTGHQEEKETSNESSTVSITQTNKEKQGLEIVPADTGESPAHPRTNPASKWSKIKIVTKQTGTECVTAIEIVPDKEARSTPVTLSNSRPVNVARKFASIARSQVRKKRQMAAREKKVTRTIFAILLAFILTWTPYNVMVLINTFCDYCVPDTVWSIGYWLCYVNSTINPACYALCNATFKKTFKHLLMCQYRNIGTAR